A genomic stretch from Corvus cornix cornix isolate S_Up_H32 chromosome 7, ASM73873v5, whole genome shotgun sequence includes:
- the CERKL gene encoding ceramide kinase-like protein isoform X2: MINRGIKLPRNSSIQADFSFFHAAFGKKKVDMCRNCDSSVALQAQEEIIEMKDVFSVKLKRRRFAGQKKGGTLLGITIFKCLNKEENKLTDCAIHLNNLSEDHCQSWFRHLKEILNGFQNRPKSLKVFVNPSSHKREATHVYFEKVAPLFKLADIKTDVTVTEYEGHALSVLKECELQAFDGVVCVGGDGSVSEVAHGLLLRAQIDAGKDTDYVSKPVRAPVPLGVIPAGTTNILAHTLYGIKHAVTATLHIVMGHIQAVDVCTFSTPSKLLRFGFSAMFGFGARTLALAEKHRWMPSSQRKDFAFIKTLADLKPEECELSFLPLQIPQEDCQEKDRKKKEKMKKGSKDQWQKIQGHFLNVSIMAIPCLCSMAPRGLAPNTRLNNGSMALIVVQNTSRTEFIKHLKRYTSVENQFNFPFVETYTVQEVKVQPRLKSGPDAKENTRLNAASAEGNYPWNIDGDLMKEASEVHIRVHPQLIDLYGVNTDDLESSQATCNCI, translated from the exons ATGATAAATAGGGGCATAAAACTTCCTAGAAATTCATCTATCCaggcagatttttctttttttcatgctgcatttggaaaaaaaaaagtggacaTGTGCAGAAACT gtGATTCCAGTGTGGCCTTACAGGCTCAAGAGGAGATTATTGAAAtgaaagatgtattttcagtaaaactgaaaCGTCGTCGTTTTGCAGGGCAGAAAAAAGGTGGTACTTTGTTGGGTATcacaatttttaaatgcttgaatAAAGAAGAGAATAAGCTTACAGACTGTGCTATCCATTTAAATAACTTAAGTGAAGATCATTGTCAGTCATGGTTTAGACATCTGAAGGAAATTCTGAATG GGTTTCAAAACAGACCAAAATCCTTGAAAGTGTTTGTTAATCCAAGCAGCCACAAAAGGGAAGCCACccatgtttattttgaaaaagttGCACCTCTTTTTAAACTTGCTGACATAAAAACTGATGTCACAG TAACTGAATATGAAGGACATGCTCTCTCAGTACTTAAAGAATGTGAACTGCAGGCATTTGATGG GGTAGTTTGTGTTGGTGGAGATGGATCTGTCAGCGAAGTTGCTCATGGGTTACTACTTAGAGCCCAGATAGATGCTGGGAAAGACACAGACTATGTATCAAAGCCTGTCAGAGCACCGGTTCCTCTTGGAGTAATACCAGCAG GTACTACAAATATTTTGGCCCACACACTCTATGGTATTAAACATGCAGTGACTGCAACATTGCACATTGTAATGg GACACATTCAAGCAGTAGATGTGTGTACTTTCAGCACTCCAAGCAAGCTGCTGCGCTTTGGGTTCTCGGCCATGTTTGGGTTTGGGGCGAGGACTTTGGCTTTGGCTGAGAAGCACCGCTGGATGCCCTCCAGTCAGAGGAAGGACTTTGCTTTTATCAAAACACTGGCAGATCTCAA GCCAGAGGAATGTGAATTATCATTTCTACCTCTACAAATTCCGCAGGAAGACTGTCAGGAGAAGGACAG aaagaagaaagagaaaatgaaaaaag GTAGCAAGGATCAATGGCAGAAAATTCAGGGTCACTTCCTGAATGTGAGCATTATGGCAATCCCTTGTCTGTGTTCAATGGCACCAAGAGGCTTGGCACCTAATACGAG GTTGAATAATGGGAGCATGGCTCTTATTGTTGTACAAAATACTTCTCGAACAGAGTTTATAAAGCATCTGAAAAGATACACCAGTGTAGAAAATCAG TTCAATTTTCCCTTTGTTGAGACCTACACAGTTCAAGAAGTAAAAGTACAACCAAGGCTTAAAAGTGGACCTGATGCCAAGGAAAATACGCGTCTGAACGCTGcctctgcagaaggaaattaCCCTTGGAATATAGATGGAGACTTAATGAAAGAAGCATCAGAAGTTCACATTCG GGTGCATCCTCAACTTATTGATCTCTATGGAGTGAACACTGATGACCTGGAGAGTTCCCAAGCAACGTGCAACTGCATATAG
- the CERKL gene encoding ceramide kinase-like protein isoform X3 → MKDVFSVKLKRRRFAGQKKGGTLLGITIFKCLNKEENKLTDCAIHLNNLSEDHCQSWFRHLKEILNGFQNRPKSLKVFVNPSSHKREATHVYFEKVAPLFKLADIKTDVTVTEYEGHALSVLKECELQAFDGVVCVGGDGSVSEVAHGLLLRAQIDAGKDTDYVSKPVRAPVPLGVIPAGTTNILAHTLYGIKHAVTATLHIVMGHIQAVDVCTFSTPSKLLRFGFSAMFGFGARTLALAEKHRWMPSSQRKDFAFIKTLADLKPEECELSFLPLQIPQEDCQEKDRKKKEKMKKGSKDQWQKIQGHFLNVSIMAIPCLCSMAPRGLAPNTRLNNGSMALIVVQNTSRTEFIKHLKRYTSVENQFNFPFVETYTVQEVKVQPRLKSGPDAKENTRLNAASAEGNYPWNIDGDLMKEASEVHIRVHPQLIDLYGVNTDDLESSQATCNCI, encoded by the exons AtgaaagatgtattttcagtaaaactgaaaCGTCGTCGTTTTGCAGGGCAGAAAAAAGGTGGTACTTTGTTGGGTATcacaatttttaaatgcttgaatAAAGAAGAGAATAAGCTTACAGACTGTGCTATCCATTTAAATAACTTAAGTGAAGATCATTGTCAGTCATGGTTTAGACATCTGAAGGAAATTCTGAATG GGTTTCAAAACAGACCAAAATCCTTGAAAGTGTTTGTTAATCCAAGCAGCCACAAAAGGGAAGCCACccatgtttattttgaaaaagttGCACCTCTTTTTAAACTTGCTGACATAAAAACTGATGTCACAG TAACTGAATATGAAGGACATGCTCTCTCAGTACTTAAAGAATGTGAACTGCAGGCATTTGATGG GGTAGTTTGTGTTGGTGGAGATGGATCTGTCAGCGAAGTTGCTCATGGGTTACTACTTAGAGCCCAGATAGATGCTGGGAAAGACACAGACTATGTATCAAAGCCTGTCAGAGCACCGGTTCCTCTTGGAGTAATACCAGCAG GTACTACAAATATTTTGGCCCACACACTCTATGGTATTAAACATGCAGTGACTGCAACATTGCACATTGTAATGg GACACATTCAAGCAGTAGATGTGTGTACTTTCAGCACTCCAAGCAAGCTGCTGCGCTTTGGGTTCTCGGCCATGTTTGGGTTTGGGGCGAGGACTTTGGCTTTGGCTGAGAAGCACCGCTGGATGCCCTCCAGTCAGAGGAAGGACTTTGCTTTTATCAAAACACTGGCAGATCTCAA GCCAGAGGAATGTGAATTATCATTTCTACCTCTACAAATTCCGCAGGAAGACTGTCAGGAGAAGGACAG aaagaagaaagagaaaatgaaaaaag GTAGCAAGGATCAATGGCAGAAAATTCAGGGTCACTTCCTGAATGTGAGCATTATGGCAATCCCTTGTCTGTGTTCAATGGCACCAAGAGGCTTGGCACCTAATACGAG GTTGAATAATGGGAGCATGGCTCTTATTGTTGTACAAAATACTTCTCGAACAGAGTTTATAAAGCATCTGAAAAGATACACCAGTGTAGAAAATCAG TTCAATTTTCCCTTTGTTGAGACCTACACAGTTCAAGAAGTAAAAGTACAACCAAGGCTTAAAAGTGGACCTGATGCCAAGGAAAATACGCGTCTGAACGCTGcctctgcagaaggaaattaCCCTTGGAATATAGATGGAGACTTAATGAAAGAAGCATCAGAAGTTCACATTCG GGTGCATCCTCAACTTATTGATCTCTATGGAGTGAACACTGATGACCTGGAGAGTTCCCAAGCAACGTGCAACTGCATATAG